From one Sus scrofa isolate TJ Tabasco breed Duroc chromosome 9, Sscrofa11.1, whole genome shotgun sequence genomic stretch:
- the LOC110262269 gene encoding olfactory receptor 52N2-like has protein sequence MSGANSSSLTPGFFILSGVPGLEAAHVWISLPFCFMYIVAVVGNCGLLYLIGHEEALHRPMYYFLALLSFTDATLCTTTVPNMLCIFWFNLKEIDFNACLAQMFFVHMLTGMESGVLMLMALDRYVAICYPLRYATILTSPVIAKAGLATFLRGVMLIVPFTFLTKRLPYCRGNSIPHTYCDHMSVAKVSCGNVKVNAVYGLLAALLIGGFDIFCISGSYTMILRAVVSLSSADARHKAFSTCTSHICAIVITYVPALFTIFTHRFGEKSIPHHIHIIIANLYLMLPPMLNPIVYGVKTKQIREEVIKLLFKEKDISAMK, from the coding sequence ATGTCTGGAGCCAacagctccagtctgaccccGGGATTCTTCATCTTGAGTGGTGTCCCTGGGCTGGAAGCCGCACACGTCTGGATCTCCCTGCCATTCTGCTTCATGTACATCGTTGCTGTCGTGGGCAACTGTGGGCTCCTCTACCTCATCGGCCACGAGGAGGCCCTGCACCGGCCCATGTACTACTTTCTGGCTCTGCTCTCCTTCACCGATGCCACCCTGTGCACCACCACGGTACCCAATATGCTGTGCATCTTCTGGTTCAACCTCAAGGAGATAGACTTCAATGCCTGCCTGGCTCAGATGTTTTTTGTCCACATGTTGACGGGGATGGAGTCCGGGGTGCTCATGCTCATGGCCCtggaccgctacgtggccatctgctaCCCCTTACGCTATGCCACCATCCTCACCAGCCCTGTCATCGCCAAGGCTGGTCTTGCCACGTTCCTGAGGGGTGTGATGCTCATCGTCCCTTTCACTTTCCTTACCAAGCGCCTGCCCTATTGTCGTGGCAACTCCATTCCCCACACTTACTGTGACCACATGTCCGTGGCCAAGGTCTCCTGTGGCAATGTCAAGGTCAATGCTGTCTACGGTCTCTTGGCAGCGCTCCTGATTGGGGGCTTCGATATCTTCTGTATTTCAGGGTCTTACACTATGATATTGCGGGCGGTGGTGAGCCTGTCTTCGGCAGATGCTCGGCACAAAGCCTTCAGCACCTGTACATCTCACATCTGTGCTATTGTCATTACATATGTTCCAGCCTTATTCACCATTTTTACTCACcgttttggggaaaaaagcattCCTCACCATATCCATATCATAATCGCTAATCTCTATTTGATGTTACCTCCTATGCTGAACCCCATTGTTTATGGAGTCAAGACCAAGCAGATCCGGGAAGAAGTGATCAAGTTACTTTTTAAGGAGAAAGATATCTCAGCTATGAAATAG